Proteins encoded within one genomic window of Amycolatopsis nigrescens CSC17Ta-90:
- a CDS encoding phospholipid carrier-dependent glycosyltransferase: protein MVSLLPRTDGDGARPAGAPRPPSDREATLLGRPMPTDAVRGWIVALVLTVVGGVVRLQDLGLPTNKGTPVFDEKYYAAQAWQMLRNGGYEDNHGFEVIVHPPLAKQLLAIGEWLFGYNGWGWRFTAAIAGTLIILLTVRIARRLTRSTLLGGIAGILVICDGVLHIQSRMGMLDIFIALFVLAAFGCLLRDRDQVRQRLAVTVADGWADESPYGPRLGFRWWRFLTGVMLGLAFAVKWSGLYYVAFFGLLCVAFDVAARRAAGVPRPWAGTLIRDVAPALWALLGVVFLVYLGTWWAWFASETATDRHYVEINNLDPGFFAWVPPALRSLGDYSMNVLGFHEQLLTPKGDPHPWESKPWTWPMGLRPMLYHYDSGAAVTGCGASQCVRATMLIGTPAMWWLSLPVLGWGIWRWIFRMDWRHAAVVVGYLAGLLPWFLNLDRQMYFFYATPMAPFLVLGLTLILGQILGGARAGFERRGTGLAVVALYTGLVVANFAWLWPILNGDPITNDHWQTELWLPSWR from the coding sequence GTGGTCTCGCTGCTGCCCCGTACGGATGGCGATGGTGCGCGCCCGGCCGGCGCGCCGCGGCCGCCATCGGACCGGGAGGCCACCCTGCTGGGCAGGCCGATGCCGACCGACGCCGTGCGCGGCTGGATCGTCGCGCTGGTGCTCACCGTTGTCGGCGGGGTCGTGCGCCTGCAGGACCTCGGCCTGCCGACGAACAAGGGCACCCCGGTCTTCGACGAGAAGTACTACGCGGCGCAGGCGTGGCAGATGCTGCGCAACGGCGGTTATGAGGACAACCACGGCTTCGAGGTGATCGTCCATCCGCCGCTGGCCAAGCAGCTGCTCGCGATCGGTGAATGGCTGTTCGGCTACAACGGCTGGGGCTGGCGGTTCACCGCGGCGATCGCGGGCACGCTGATCATTCTGCTGACCGTCCGGATCGCGCGCAGGCTGACCAGGTCCACCCTGCTCGGCGGGATCGCGGGCATCCTGGTCATCTGCGACGGCGTGCTGCACATCCAGTCCAGGATGGGGATGCTGGACATCTTCATCGCGCTGTTCGTGCTGGCCGCGTTCGGCTGCCTGCTGCGCGACCGGGATCAGGTGCGGCAGCGGCTGGCCGTCACGGTGGCCGATGGCTGGGCCGACGAGTCGCCGTACGGGCCGCGGCTGGGTTTTCGCTGGTGGCGGTTCCTCACCGGGGTGATGCTCGGCCTGGCGTTCGCGGTGAAGTGGTCCGGGCTGTATTACGTCGCCTTCTTCGGTTTGCTCTGCGTGGCCTTCGACGTCGCGGCTCGTCGCGCGGCAGGCGTGCCGCGGCCGTGGGCCGGCACGCTGATCCGCGACGTGGCACCCGCGTTGTGGGCCCTCCTCGGCGTGGTGTTCCTGGTGTACCTGGGCACCTGGTGGGCCTGGTTCGCCAGCGAGACGGCCACCGATCGGCACTACGTCGAGATCAACAACCTCGATCCCGGGTTCTTCGCCTGGGTGCCGCCGGCGTTGCGCTCCCTTGGCGACTATTCGATGAACGTGCTCGGCTTCCACGAACAGCTGCTCACGCCGAAGGGCGACCCGCACCCCTGGGAGTCGAAACCGTGGACATGGCCGATGGGCCTGCGTCCGATGCTGTACCACTACGACTCGGGCGCGGCGGTCACCGGCTGCGGTGCGTCGCAGTGCGTGCGCGCGACCATGCTGATCGGCACGCCCGCGATGTGGTGGCTCTCGTTGCCGGTGCTCGGCTGGGGCATCTGGCGGTGGATCTTCCGCATGGACTGGCGCCACGCCGCGGTAGTGGTGGGTTATCTGGCCGGGTTGCTGCCCTGGTTCCTCAATCTGGACCGGCAGATGTACTTCTTCTACGCCACCCCGATGGCGCCGTTCCTGGTCCTCGGGTTGACCCTGATTCTCGGGCAGATCCTGGGCGGCGCCCGCGCCGGATTCGAACGGCGCGGAACCGGACTGGCGGTGGTCGCCCTGTACACCGGGCTGGTCGTGGCCAACTTCGCCTGGCTGTGGCCGATCCTCAACGGCGATCCGATCACCAACGACCACTGGCAGACGGAACTATGGCTGCCCTCGTGGCGCTGA
- a CDS encoding PQQ-binding-like beta-propeller repeat protein: MTISRKKLRLAGLVLVALLLTGSTALAGGRGGAWPSWQGDVSGSRHNASEYRINPATVGGLELKWAFAYPKSGKTARSQPAVVDGNAYFGGTDGKFYATDAKTGTTRWTFDLASVAPAPVVVQDGPAVARGKVYFGDNQGYVYALDQRTGKLVWAKRYEEHPDALHTSSPLYHDGRIYIGTSSRETDHADPSYPCCTFRGHLDSLDAETGALMWRYDTMPATKAIGTWPSGVTKYGPAGGGIWGSPVLDKKTGTLYIGTGQNYSGSGGDFDSLLALDARSGAVHWKQQVTHADTWRVVCGKPDNEGYCPGQKDGTDLDYDFSSSPNVFQVNGRTMVGVGQKSGVYHVFDGKTGEVSWRRQLSETQHAAGTGGIQWGTSYDGEKLYVATYYADPGTLFALNPANGDIEWETPSPANGCSWGGAAASPQVCVRAHASAVTTSRGVVYLGGTDGKMRAYSSRTGAVLWEYDAVRNFAGVNGLTGRGGALSGGGGAVVANGMLYIQAGYYPFYPSEYGTVMLAFGLPRG; encoded by the coding sequence ATGACAATAAGTCGAAAGAAATTGCGGCTGGCAGGGCTGGTATTGGTGGCGTTGCTGCTGACCGGCTCGACGGCTTTGGCCGGGGGCCGCGGCGGCGCCTGGCCGAGCTGGCAGGGGGACGTGTCGGGCTCCCGCCACAACGCGTCGGAGTACCGGATAAACCCGGCCACCGTCGGCGGACTCGAGCTGAAGTGGGCTTTCGCCTACCCGAAGTCCGGCAAGACGGCGCGAAGCCAGCCGGCCGTGGTCGACGGCAACGCGTATTTCGGCGGTACGGACGGAAAGTTCTACGCGACCGACGCGAAGACCGGAACGACCAGGTGGACCTTCGATCTGGCTTCGGTCGCGCCGGCTCCCGTCGTCGTGCAGGACGGTCCGGCGGTGGCGCGCGGCAAGGTGTATTTCGGCGACAACCAAGGCTATGTCTACGCCCTGGATCAACGCACCGGCAAGTTGGTCTGGGCCAAGAGGTACGAGGAGCATCCGGACGCCCTGCACACCAGTTCGCCGCTCTACCACGACGGCCGGATCTACATCGGCACGTCGAGCAGGGAGACCGACCACGCCGACCCCAGCTATCCCTGCTGCACCTTCCGCGGCCATCTCGACTCGCTCGACGCGGAGACCGGGGCGTTGATGTGGCGGTACGACACGATGCCCGCGACCAAGGCGATCGGCACCTGGCCGAGCGGCGTCACCAAGTACGGGCCGGCCGGCGGCGGAATTTGGGGCAGCCCGGTGCTCGACAAGAAGACCGGGACCCTGTACATCGGTACCGGGCAGAACTACTCGGGCTCGGGCGGCGACTTCGACTCGCTGCTCGCACTGGACGCGCGCAGCGGTGCGGTGCACTGGAAGCAACAGGTGACTCACGCCGACACCTGGCGAGTCGTGTGCGGCAAACCGGATAACGAGGGCTACTGCCCCGGGCAGAAGGACGGCACAGACCTGGACTACGACTTCAGCTCGTCGCCGAACGTCTTCCAGGTCAACGGCCGCACGATGGTGGGAGTCGGCCAGAAGAGCGGCGTGTACCACGTGTTCGACGGGAAGACCGGCGAAGTCTCCTGGCGTAGGCAATTGTCCGAGACGCAGCACGCCGCGGGGACGGGTGGTATCCAGTGGGGCACCAGCTACGACGGTGAAAAGCTGTACGTGGCGACCTACTATGCGGACCCGGGCACCCTGTTCGCGCTGAACCCGGCGAACGGGGACATCGAGTGGGAGACCCCCAGCCCGGCCAACGGGTGTTCGTGGGGCGGTGCCGCCGCATCCCCGCAGGTCTGCGTGCGGGCGCATGCGTCGGCGGTGACCACCAGCCGTGGCGTGGTGTACTTGGGCGGCACCGACGGCAAGATGCGGGCGTACTCGTCCCGGACCGGTGCGGTGCTCTGGGAGTACGACGCGGTCCGCAACTTCGCCGGCGTCAACGGGCTGACCGGACGCGGCGGAGCGCTGTCTGGTGGCGGCGGTGCGGTGGTGGCGAACGGGATGCTCTATATCCAGGCCGGCTATTATCCCTTCTACCCCAGCGAATACGGCACGGTCATGCTTGCCTTCGGGCTACCGCGAGGCTGA
- a CDS encoding ArnT family glycosyltransferase has translation MSVWAIASTGWSNPFYAAAVKSMSGDFTNFIFGAFDPAGVITVDKPPLGLWPQVFSVWIFGFHGWALLLPQVIEACATVFLLHRTVRRWAGENAALLAALALAVTPVMVAVNRTNLPDTLLTLLGVAAAYAVTRAVEKGISSASATKWLAQAAFWLGCGFLTKMLAAWMLVPAVALAYLFGRDTSWRRRLTDIAIAGGVLLVSSGWWVALTMLWPGRKPFIGGSEDGSVWDLVIGQNGFGILFGMNSGSGGGDAVAGGEAGLLRMFGPENGGQISWLIPLALCTLVVAVLAGARRRWTSRPAADLPLPSADRSYRAGWLLWGGWLLVVLAVFSNQEIALPYYTIELAPGIAALAGAGLVAMWRAYQKPSGAEWLLLPAGIALTATWAWVVISRDTSWHGWLRYLVAAIAAVSVLGLLAARRGPGFPRRMAAAAGVVAVLLAPAVWSGITALTTGRALATADTFTVGPQQAVVNIGGAPGMGSGAPGMASTEQMMTIIETGEQPSGRRVGNSDLSAEQLRMLDYVQRNAGDAKIKLAFEGGSVGASTYIINTDATVIGMGGWSGGDPVPTPVELDQWQRDGQLGFVFSYRDIKMSIGPFGPIATERTKWVQQNCDAVPASAYGGKTDPGASPLRIPHFLGGSADTLYDCTRK, from the coding sequence ATGTCCGTGTGGGCCATCGCCTCGACCGGCTGGAGCAATCCTTTCTACGCGGCCGCTGTCAAGTCGATGTCCGGAGACTTCACCAATTTCATCTTCGGCGCCTTCGACCCGGCGGGTGTGATCACCGTGGACAAGCCGCCGCTGGGCCTGTGGCCCCAGGTGTTCTCGGTCTGGATCTTCGGTTTTCACGGCTGGGCACTACTTTTACCACAGGTGATCGAGGCGTGCGCGACGGTGTTCCTGTTGCACCGCACGGTACGCCGGTGGGCGGGCGAGAACGCCGCGCTGCTGGCCGCGCTGGCGCTGGCGGTCACCCCGGTGATGGTGGCGGTCAACCGGACCAACCTCCCGGACACCCTGCTGACCCTGTTGGGGGTGGCCGCGGCCTACGCGGTCACCAGGGCGGTGGAGAAGGGCATCTCCTCGGCCAGCGCCACGAAATGGCTGGCGCAGGCCGCGTTCTGGCTCGGCTGCGGGTTCCTCACCAAGATGCTGGCCGCGTGGATGCTCGTGCCCGCCGTGGCGCTGGCCTACCTGTTCGGCCGCGACACCTCCTGGCGCCGCCGGCTGACCGACATCGCCATCGCCGGCGGGGTCCTGCTGGTCAGTTCGGGGTGGTGGGTTGCGCTCACCATGCTGTGGCCGGGCAGGAAACCGTTCATCGGCGGCAGCGAGGACGGTAGCGTCTGGGATCTGGTCATCGGTCAGAACGGCTTCGGCATCCTCTTCGGCATGAACAGCGGTAGCGGAGGTGGCGATGCGGTCGCCGGCGGCGAGGCGGGGCTGCTGCGCATGTTCGGCCCCGAGAACGGCGGGCAGATCAGCTGGCTGATCCCGCTGGCGCTGTGCACGCTGGTGGTGGCGGTGCTGGCCGGGGCACGCCGACGTTGGACGTCACGACCGGCAGCGGACCTGCCCCTGCCGAGTGCGGACCGTTCCTACCGGGCCGGTTGGCTGCTGTGGGGCGGGTGGCTGCTGGTCGTCCTGGCCGTGTTCAGCAATCAGGAGATCGCCCTGCCCTACTACACCATCGAACTGGCACCGGGAATCGCCGCGCTGGCCGGGGCCGGGCTGGTGGCGATGTGGCGGGCCTATCAGAAACCGTCCGGCGCCGAGTGGCTTCTGCTGCCTGCCGGCATCGCGCTCACCGCGACCTGGGCCTGGGTGGTGATCTCGAGGGACACCTCCTGGCACGGCTGGCTTCGCTACTTGGTCGCGGCGATCGCCGCGGTCTCCGTGCTCGGCCTGCTCGCGGCCAGGCGAGGCCCCGGTTTCCCGCGGCGGATGGCCGCAGCCGCAGGGGTGGTCGCGGTACTGCTGGCCCCGGCGGTGTGGTCGGGCATCACCGCGCTGACCACGGGCCGGGCCCTCGCCACCGCTGACACCTTCACCGTTGGCCCGCAGCAGGCTGTCGTCAACATCGGCGGCGCACCAGGGATGGGGAGCGGCGCGCCGGGGATGGCGAGCACGGAGCAGATGATGACGATCATCGAAACCGGCGAGCAGCCGAGCGGCCGCCGGGTCGGCAACTCCGACCTGTCCGCCGAGCAACTGCGCATGCTCGACTACGTCCAGCGCAACGCCGGCGACGCGAAGATCAAGCTCGCCTTCGAAGGTGGCTCCGTCGGAGCGTCCACCTACATCATCAACACCGACGCCACGGTAATCGGTATGGGTGGTTGGTCCGGCGGGGACCCCGTGCCCACGCCGGTCGAGCTGGACCAGTGGCAACGAGACGGCCAGCTGGGATTCGTCTTCAGCTACCGCGACATCAAGATGTCCATCGGCCCGTTCGGCCCCATCGCGACCGAACGGACGAAGTGGGTGCAACAGAACTGCGACGCCGTTCCCGCGAGCGCCTACGGCGGAAAGACCGATCCCGGCGCGTCCCCGCTCAGGATTCCCCACTTCCTCGGCGGCAGCGCCGACACGCTGTACGACTGCACTCGCAAGTAG
- a CDS encoding class I SAM-dependent methyltransferase yields the protein MKRFSLPRSAPEVYAQFQNLPLRERFHVIARASSAPLDAVAARVPSGRIAEVGCGHGLLSAMIALRDPDTKVIGSDPDERKMTWANQGPGRLPNVEFYPGSAKELLDLHRGSFDAVVVSDVLYLFPFDRWPEFLEDLRQLLRPGGLLVLKEVEGDRSWRHRKAIVQEMVMTRALGLTKHTGVAVLLPRKEFGPILEKAGFDSMETYDLARGYTTPHILYTARRAA from the coding sequence ATGAAGCGCTTCTCTCTTCCTCGTTCGGCTCCCGAGGTCTACGCCCAGTTCCAGAATCTGCCCTTGCGCGAGCGCTTCCACGTGATCGCGCGCGCCTCGTCCGCTCCCCTTGATGCGGTCGCGGCACGCGTTCCCTCCGGCCGGATCGCCGAGGTCGGCTGTGGACACGGCCTGCTGTCGGCGATGATCGCGCTGCGCGATCCGGACACCAAGGTGATCGGCTCGGATCCGGACGAGCGGAAGATGACCTGGGCGAACCAGGGTCCAGGTCGGCTGCCGAACGTGGAGTTCTATCCCGGCTCCGCCAAGGAACTGCTCGACCTGCACCGGGGCAGCTTCGACGCGGTGGTGGTGAGCGACGTGCTCTACCTCTTTCCTTTCGACCGCTGGCCCGAGTTCCTCGAGGACCTCCGGCAGCTCCTCCGCCCTGGCGGCCTGTTGGTGCTCAAGGAGGTCGAAGGCGATCGCTCGTGGCGCCACCGCAAGGCGATCGTGCAGGAAATGGTGATGACCCGCGCACTCGGGCTCACCAAGCACACTGGTGTGGCGGTTCTCTTGCCGCGCAAGGAGTTCGGGCCGATCCTGGAGAAGGCGGGGTTCGACTCGATGGAGACGTATGATCTCGCCAGGGGCTACACCACCCCGCACATCCTCTACACCGCTCGCCGCGCCGCATAG
- a CDS encoding PIG-L deacetylase family protein yields MGRPVALAVFAHPDDAELACFGTFAALHQQGYALCVLSLTDGRNSIAEQSHLRPKEAKMAAEVVGSELIVEGFEDGFLAPNREIFGRIEAHIRRIQPSIVLTHYPGDREHQDHQVVGKITTAVANRSSDIGLVLQGEPPYHADSFTPQLYTDITDFMDLKMQALACYKSEADKRFMSRDLVTTRGKWWAHQAGVHGDGENPRFYEAFVVAKALLTFPFLQGPGRGEYGPAAGLS; encoded by the coding sequence ATGGGAAGACCTGTCGCGCTGGCGGTCTTCGCCCATCCAGACGACGCTGAGCTCGCCTGTTTCGGCACTTTCGCCGCGCTTCACCAGCAGGGCTACGCGTTGTGCGTGCTGTCGCTCACCGACGGACGCAATAGCATTGCCGAACAGTCTCATCTCCGGCCGAAGGAAGCCAAGATGGCCGCCGAGGTCGTGGGCAGTGAGCTGATCGTGGAGGGCTTCGAGGACGGCTTCCTCGCTCCGAACCGGGAGATCTTCGGCCGGATCGAGGCGCATATCCGGCGCATCCAGCCTTCGATCGTGCTCACGCATTATCCCGGAGATCGAGAACATCAGGACCACCAGGTGGTGGGTAAGATCACCACTGCGGTGGCGAATCGATCGAGCGATATCGGACTCGTTCTCCAGGGTGAACCGCCGTATCATGCGGACTCGTTCACGCCACAGCTGTACACCGATATCACCGATTTCATGGATCTCAAGATGCAGGCCCTCGCCTGTTACAAGTCGGAAGCGGACAAGCGGTTCATGAGCAGGGACCTGGTCACGACCAGGGGCAAGTGGTGGGCGCACCAGGCCGGGGTGCACGGCGACGGCGAGAACCCGCGCTTCTACGAGGCGTTCGTGGTCGCCAAGGCACTGCTGACCTTCCCCTTCCTCCAGGGGCCGGGTCGCGGGGAATACGGCCCGGCGGCGGGATTGTCATAA
- a CDS encoding bifunctional glycosyltransferase family 2/GtrA family protein: MQRSVGETVIPDDNVEGNPFAPGAGDPAKNPLWTTTVDIVVPVYNEERVLAGTIEVLRAYLRDHFPYDWTITIMDNGSVDGTMDVANGLAAKDPRVQVRHLDTPGRGRALRYAWGLSEADVVVYMDADLSTGLDALVPLVTSLATGHSDIAIGSRHAPGAQIVRCAKREFTSRTYNALIRLTHRARFKDAQCGFKAARRDVIRPMLQHIRDDGWFFDTELLLLAEHNGLRVQEVPVDWLEDTDTRVAVANTAWHDIRGLLRMIRTKAAGKARIKGLPQRPQPQPQHPDPVLGRDENPLFWQLFSFAVVGALSLPVYLGLYAVLREWLPVLPSNFGALVVATMFNTEANRRFTFAARHQPTGRTHLLGLIVFALSYGFTSGAVLFLYMGVTDPSRVLEVVVLASSALVAAAGRFLLLRNWVFGRKAGEPTPNEKP; encoded by the coding sequence ATGCAACGATCTGTTGGCGAAACGGTGATTCCGGACGACAACGTGGAGGGCAATCCCTTCGCTCCCGGGGCGGGGGATCCAGCGAAAAATCCACTGTGGACAACGACGGTCGACATCGTGGTACCGGTTTACAACGAGGAACGGGTGCTGGCCGGCACCATCGAGGTGCTGCGCGCCTATCTGCGCGACCACTTCCCTTATGACTGGACCATCACGATCATGGACAACGGCAGCGTCGACGGCACGATGGACGTGGCGAACGGCCTGGCCGCGAAGGATCCGCGGGTGCAGGTGCGGCATCTGGACACCCCAGGCCGCGGCCGGGCGCTGCGCTATGCGTGGGGCCTCAGCGAGGCCGACGTCGTGGTCTACATGGACGCGGATCTGTCCACCGGACTGGATGCCCTGGTGCCGCTGGTGACTTCGCTCGCCACCGGGCATTCCGATATCGCGATCGGTTCCCGGCACGCGCCGGGCGCGCAAATCGTGCGCTGTGCCAAACGAGAGTTCACGTCGCGTACCTACAACGCGTTGATCCGCCTCACCCATCGTGCCCGGTTCAAGGACGCGCAGTGCGGGTTCAAGGCGGCCCGCCGCGACGTCATCCGCCCGATGCTTCAGCACATCCGGGACGACGGCTGGTTCTTCGACACCGAGCTGCTGCTGCTGGCCGAGCACAACGGCCTTCGGGTGCAGGAGGTTCCTGTCGACTGGCTGGAGGACACCGACACCCGGGTCGCGGTGGCCAACACCGCCTGGCACGACATCCGCGGGCTGCTCAGGATGATCCGCACCAAGGCCGCGGGCAAGGCCAGGATCAAGGGGCTGCCCCAGCGGCCCCAGCCGCAGCCTCAGCATCCGGATCCGGTACTCGGTCGGGACGAGAACCCGCTGTTCTGGCAATTGTTCTCGTTCGCCGTGGTCGGCGCCCTTTCGCTGCCGGTCTACCTCGGCCTGTACGCGGTGCTGCGGGAGTGGCTCCCGGTGCTGCCGTCGAACTTCGGCGCGCTGGTGGTCGCCACCATGTTCAATACCGAGGCGAACCGGCGCTTCACCTTCGCCGCACGGCACCAACCCACCGGGCGGACGCACCTGCTGGGACTAATCGTGTTCGCCTTGTCCTACGGCTTCACTTCGGGCGCGGTGCTGTTCCTGTATATGGGCGTCACGGACCCCTCCCGAGTTCTGGAGGTCGTCGTGCTGGCCAGCTCGGCACTCGTCGCGGCGGCCGGCCGGTTCCTGCTGTTGCGCAACTGGGTCTTCGGGCGGAAGGCCGGAGAACCCACCCCGAACGAGAAGCCGTGA
- a CDS encoding GntR family transcriptional regulator, whose translation MALQTTSTRDALVAEVRKQILSGELTPGEPLTENGLAATFGVARPTVRSALQVLVGRHLVRQSGGRSLIVPVLTEDDVRDLFFVRTPLELEAVRRIVEDGISPTTAERALVTLESLPGDASWADRVDAHTTFHVALVDSVGSTRLSRIYPALQEEMQLCLAQLRASYPGSQDLAEEHRELLSAIRSGDLDRATTTMRTHLERAVQGLLS comes from the coding sequence GTGGCCTTGCAGACGACGAGCACCAGGGACGCGCTGGTGGCCGAGGTGCGCAAGCAGATCCTCAGCGGCGAGCTGACGCCGGGGGAGCCGCTCACCGAGAACGGCCTCGCCGCCACCTTCGGGGTGGCCAGGCCCACCGTTCGCTCGGCGCTGCAGGTGTTGGTCGGCCGGCACCTGGTGCGGCAGTCCGGCGGGCGGTCGCTGATCGTGCCGGTGCTGACCGAGGATGACGTGCGCGACCTGTTCTTCGTGCGGACACCGCTGGAGCTGGAAGCCGTCCGCCGGATCGTCGAGGACGGGATCTCGCCCACCACCGCGGAACGGGCGCTGGTCACGTTGGAGTCCCTGCCCGGTGATGCGAGCTGGGCCGACCGCGTGGACGCGCACACCACCTTCCACGTGGCGCTGGTCGACTCGGTGGGCAGCACCCGGCTCAGCCGGATCTACCCGGCCCTGCAGGAGGAGATGCAACTCTGCCTCGCCCAGCTGCGCGCCTCCTATCCCGGCTCGCAGGACCTGGCGGAGGAACACCGCGAGCTGCTGAGCGCGATCCGGTCCGGTGACTTGGACCGTGCGACCACCACCATGCGCACCCATCTCGAGCGGGCCGTGCAGGGTCTGCTCAGCTGA
- a CDS encoding tRNA-binding protein, giving the protein MDKPQTTADAFFSVDLRVGRVTEVLEFPEARDPAWKVTVDFGPLGTKQTSAQVTNYRKDELLGRLVIGAVNLGAKRIAGFRSEFLLLGAKAADNAIHLLAPDGGEPGDEVC; this is encoded by the coding sequence ATGGACAAGCCTCAGACGACCGCCGACGCCTTCTTTTCAGTGGACCTGCGGGTGGGCCGGGTGACCGAGGTGCTCGAGTTCCCGGAAGCCCGCGACCCCGCCTGGAAGGTGACCGTCGACTTCGGGCCGCTGGGCACCAAGCAGACCAGCGCGCAGGTCACCAACTACCGCAAGGACGAACTGCTCGGCCGGCTCGTGATCGGCGCGGTCAACCTCGGCGCGAAACGAATCGCCGGGTTTCGCAGCGAGTTCCTTTTGCTCGGCGCGAAGGCGGCCGACAACGCGATCCATCTGCTGGCCCCGGACGGCGGCGAACCCGGCGACGAGGTCTGCTGA
- a CDS encoding haloacid dehalogenase type II yields the protein MSEVHWATFDCFGTLVDWRHGIATGAELLFPGRGAELLEIYNRHEPQVQREFPAMRYRHVMAEALRRTAEEAGLELLEDDASVLAAGIPYWPIFPDTRAALAELREAGWRLALLTNCDRDFIGESQRRLGVPIDAIVTAEDVGTYKPHHNHFTRFEESFGVTRDRWVHVAQSYFHDMVPARELGISRIWINRLHESDDPSIADAVLPGLHGLAETVAQVHLGRRG from the coding sequence ATGAGCGAGGTTCACTGGGCCACGTTCGACTGTTTCGGCACGCTGGTCGACTGGCGGCACGGCATCGCCACCGGGGCGGAACTGCTGTTTCCCGGCCGAGGTGCCGAACTCCTGGAGATCTACAACCGACACGAGCCGCAGGTGCAGCGCGAGTTCCCCGCCATGCGCTACCGGCACGTGATGGCCGAAGCCCTGCGCCGCACCGCCGAAGAGGCCGGGCTCGAACTACTCGAAGACGACGCTTCCGTGCTGGCGGCCGGCATTCCCTACTGGCCGATCTTTCCGGACACCCGCGCGGCGCTGGCGGAACTGCGCGAGGCAGGCTGGCGGCTGGCGCTGCTGACCAACTGCGACCGCGACTTCATCGGTGAGTCCCAACGTCGCCTCGGGGTACCGATCGACGCGATCGTCACGGCCGAGGACGTCGGCACCTACAAGCCGCACCACAACCACTTCACCCGGTTCGAAGAATCGTTCGGGGTGACCCGTGACCGCTGGGTGCACGTGGCGCAGAGCTATTTCCACGACATGGTGCCGGCCCGTGAGCTTGGCATCTCCCGGATCTGGATCAACCGTTTGCACGAGTCCGACGACCCGTCCATTGCGGACGCCGTACTGCCAGGTCTGCACGGACTGGCTGAAACCGTGGCGCAGGTACATCTTGGCCGCCGCGGTTAA